The stretch of DNA GGCCGACTGCGGAAGACTCAAATGGCAAGCATCGCTTCTGGGTAGCTTAGTCAAAGATCACACCCGAACGCTGACCGAGCAGAAAATCATCCGCACACTCACACCAGCTCTCTTCGTTGGGTTTTATCCCCTAATGGGACGCACATTCTCACTCCGGGCCTTTGCCAAGAAGAGTTTTCGGATGCCCACGTTCAACGATTTGTATTATGCCGAGATAGGCAATGCGCGGTTGGAACCCGAGACAGCTATTCAGTACAATATAGGTTGTCTGCTTGATCAACCTCTTCGTCACATCTTTTGGAAGCATCTTCGTTTGCAAACTGATGTCTACTACAACACCGTTCACGGAAAGATTGTAGCTTATCCTAAAGGACAACAGTTTCGGTGGACAATGTTGAATCTCGGACGGGTTCATATCACAGGCGTCGATGCCGAGGGAGAAATCGCTGTCAAGCCTTGTTCCGATCTGACCCTCACCACCCGACTACAATACACCTATCAACAGGCACAAGACATGAGTTCGTCCTCCGCTTCCTACTATCGCCATCAAATTCCCTATATTCCCTGGCACAGTGGGTCGGCCATTATTACTACGACGTGGAAAGGCTGGACGCTGAACTACAGTTTCATCTACACTGGCGAGCGATATAACCAACCGGAGAATACGGCCTACAACTACATGCCGGCGTGGTACACAAGCGATCTCTCACTGACCTGCGCCTTTCGATGGCGCACCACACGTTGGAAATTCACTGCCGAGGTGAACAATCTCTTGAATCAGGATTATGACGTAATTCTAAACTATCCCATGCCGCAGCGCAACTTTGGTTTCTCGCTCGATGTGAATCTATAAGTAAACTCATTCATTTGAGAAATGACAACCTCTAAAATAGAAATAAAACAATGAGAAAAAACTTTTTTATTCCCCTCGCCATTGTCTTGTTCGTTACCGCCATGATGGGCTCTTGCCGCAAGGACGATCTTATCGTTCCCTCCGAAACAAATGACACAGGCCAGAAGGCTACACCCGGTAAAATCTTAGGCCTTTACGTACTGAACGAAGGAAACATGGGCAGCAACAAAGCTTCCGTCGACTTTCTCGACCTATCGGGACTGCACCCAACAATACGCTATCAGCGAAACATCTACGTCGAACGCAACCCCAAGGTGGTGAAAGAACTGGGCGACGTGGGACAGGATATTCAAATCTATGGCAGTCGGCTGTGGATGGTCATCAACGCCTCCAACAAAGTGGAAGTAGCCATGGCCAGCAATTGTCGGCGCATCGGTCAGGTACAGATTCCCAACGGTCGGTCCATCGCCTTTCACGGTCGGTTTGCCTACGTCTCGTCTTACGCCGGTCCTCTCAAAGACGGTTCACAACTTGGGCGAGTGTACCGGATCGACACGCTGACCCTGGAAAAGGTAGACTCACTTGTCGTAGGCTACCAACCCGAAGAACTCTGCGTCGTCGGCAATCGTCTCTATGTAGCCAATAGCGGCGGCTATCGCAATCCTCTTTACGATCGAACAGTAAGCGAAATTGATCTCAACGAGTTTCGCGAGAGTCGAAAGATTGATGTCGACATCAACCTCCATCGCTGTCAGGTCGATCGACACGGACAAGTTTGGGTAAGTTCGCGCGGCAACTACGCCGACCAGCCTGCTCGTCTACACTGGCTCGACAAAGATGGTTCGGGGCACCTGCAACTTGCGGGCAGTCTTCCAGCCCTCGTCTCGGGGATGTGTATCGTGGGCGATTCGCTCTACTACTACGGTGCGCAATGGAACAACGCCACAGGCAGCTATACCTTCTCCTCCGGCATCATCAACGTGCAGACACACCGAATCGTGGCTCACACCCTCTCCTCCTCGCCCGAATTCTCGGCCATTACCATGCCCTACGGTATCATCGTGAATCCCCTCCGCCGCGACTTCTACCTCATGGATGCCAAGGATTTTATCTCAAGCGGCGAACTGTTGCACTTCCACGCCGACGGAACTTTCGACTACAAAGTCTCCACGGGCGACATCCCCGGTCATGCCGTCTTTCTCTATAAGCCCTAATCCCATTTGACCGGATGCGTTTGTAACAGCCGACGCGTAACTACCCCATTTGGTGCCGACGTACCCCTACGCCGGCACCAAACAAATGCATTATTGAAAAGGAATCTTTTGCGAAAAAGAAAAAATCGATAACTTTGCTTGTGATATACATGAACCCCTAAACAATAACAATTATGTCTAACGAAAAAAGACACACCCTGAGTGAACGTTTCCACGTAACTAAGTTCACCCTCTTTGTAGTGGCCATGATCATCACCGCCATTTTGTGGAATCTGCCCTCGACGGCCTTCGGCATCGACGGGCTCACTGTGATTCAGCAGCGCGTCATCGCCATCTTCGCCTTCGCCACGATTCTTTGGGTGACAGAGGCCATTCCCTCCTGGGCCACCTCGGTGACCTTGATCGGTGCCCTGCTCTTCACTACCTCAGACAACGCTTTCCTTTTCTTCAGGTCGGGCATCGACAAAGCCGAACTCCTAGATCACGGAGCCCTCATGGCCACCTTTGCCGACCCCATCATCATTCTCTTCCTGGGTGGATTCATTCTGGCCATCGCCGCCACCAAATCCGGATTGGACGTATTCTTAGCCCGAACGTTGCTCAAACCTTTTGGCACTCGGTCGGAATACGTCCTATTGGGCTTCATTCTCATCACCGGTGGCTTCTCGATGTTCGTTTCCAACACGGCCACAGCAGCTATGATGCTCACCTTTCTCACGCCTGTATTCAAGGCTCTGCCGCCCGAGGGAAAGGGGCGCGTGGCCCTGACGCTGGCCATTCCGATCGCTGCCAACATCGGCGGAATGGGGACGCCCATCGGTACGCCTCCCAATGCCATTGCTCTAAAATATCTCAACGACCCCAACGGACTCAACCTCGGGCTCGGTTTCGGTCAGTGGATGGCCTTCATGTTGCCGCTCACCCTATTGCTGCTGCTCATCGGATGGTTTCTGCTGAAAAAATTCTTCCCTTTTAAGAAAAAGACCATCGAACTGAACATCGAAGGAAGTGTTCAGCGCGGTTGGCGAACGACGGTGGTGGCCGTCACCTTCATTCTGACAGTCCTGCTTTGGATGTTTGACAAATTCACGGGCGTGGGAGCCAACACGGTGGCGATGCTACCCATTGCCGTGTTCGCCTTGGCGGGAATCGTCAACGCAAGAGACCTGCAAGACATCAACTGGAGCGTCATTTGGATGGTGGCCGGCGGATTTGCCCTGGGACTGGCTCTGAACGAGTCGAAACTGGCCGAACGCGCCATCGAGAGCATCCCCTTCGGCTCGTGGTCGCCGGTAGTCATTCTCCTCATCTCGGGAGCCATCTGTTACATCCTCTCCAACTTCATTTCCAACACAGCCACGGCTGCTCTGCTCGTTCCCATCCTCGCCGTAGTGTGCAAAGGTATGGGTGAGAGTCTGGCAGGTATCGGCGGTACACCCACCGTGCTCATCGGTATTGCCATCGCAGCCTCTACGGCGATGTGTCTGCCCATCAGTACACCGCCCAACGCCATTGCCCACTCTACGGGACTGGTTCACCAGAACGAAATGATGAAAATCGGACTCTCGGTAGGTCTCATCGGTTTGATGTTGGGTTATCTCCTTCTCTTCTTTATCGGGAAAGCGGGGCTCATTTAAAGACTCATCCGCTCTTCATATATGAAATCGGCAAACCGTCGGCACAGACAGGTTTGCCGATTTTCATTTTCCAAAGCCTTGGATCGCCAAAAAAATGAGTGAAACAAAGCTTATCGCCTACCATTTTTGGTCAAGAATCAGTGAACAAACCCCTAACTTAGGGAACTTATCTCTCCAACAGAGGGGGACTTGGCCATTTTGCCAAAAAGCCGTAACTTTGGCCCCGCAAAAAAGACAGAAACGTATGGAGAAATACATAGAATTGAGAGGCGTCCGAGTGAACAACCTCAAAAACATCAACGTTGACATTCCGCAAAACAAACTGGTGGCCATTGCAGGCGTGAGCGGTTCGGGCAAGTCGTCGTTGGCCTTCGACACCCTCTACGCAGAGGGACAGAGACGGTATGTAGAGTCGCTCTCGGCCTACGCACGGCAATTTCTGGGCAATATGAACAAGCCCGAGTGCGACTTCATTAAAGGTTTGCCACCCGCCATCGCCATCGAGCAAAAGGTCAACACACGCAACCCGCGCTCCACCGTGGGGACAGCAACCGAAATCTACGAATATCTCCGACTCCTCTTCGCCCGCATCGGCAAGACCTACTCGCCCCTCTCGGGCTGCGAAGTGAAGAAACACACCACTGAAGACCTCATCGCTTGCACCCGCAGCTACTCGAAGGGAACACGATTCGTCGTGCTCGCCCCGATTCTCATTCCCGAAGGTCGCACGCTGAGAAAACAACTGGAAATGGCCATGCAAGAGGGTTACGCCCGACTCTGGCACAAGGGCGACTTCATTCGAATAGACGATTTTCTGGCCACGCCGTCGGCCGAAACCACCGAGGTAGCCGACCTTTTCCTACTCATCGACCGCCTCGCCATAGACGATACGAGCGAATACATCTCGCGTCTGTCCGACTCGGCAGAAACAGCCCTATACGAGGGTCATGGAGCCTGCCGACTGGTATTCCTGCCCTCGAACATCGCCTACGAATTCTCGACCCGCTTCGAGGCCGACGGTCTCACCTTCGAAGAACCCACCGAGAATCTCTTCGCCTTCAACTCCCCGCTCGGAGCCTGCCCCACGTGCGAAGGTTTCGGCAAGGTGATCGGCATCGACGAGGCCCTCGTCGTACCCAACACCTCGCTCAGCGTCTACGAAGGCTGCGTGCGATGCTGGAACGGCGATAAGATGGGCGTTTGGAAAGACGAGTTCTGCCGCAGAGCCGCCCAGGACAACTTTCCCATCTTCAAACCCTACCACGAACTCTCACGCCGGGAGAAAGACATGCTCTGGCACGGACTCCCCTCGGAGAAAAAACTCGACCCGTCCGACCAAATCTGCATCGATGCCTTCTTCCGCATGGTCAAGGAGAATCTGTACAAGATTCAATACCGCGTGATGCTGAACCGCTTTCGCGGAAAAACCCTCTGCCCCGACTGCAACGGCACACGCCTGCGAAAAGAGGCCGCCTGGGTGAAAGTGGGCGGAATGTGCATCGCCGACCTCGTGGAGATGCCCATCGGGAAACTCAAGACGTGGTTCTCACAGCTGCAACTCGAAGGCAACGATGCACGAATTGCCGACCGACTGCTTACCGAAATCAACACCCGTCTGCAATTCCTCCTCGACGTCGGTCTGCACTACCTCACCCTCAACCGCCCCTCCAACACGCTCAGCGGCGGCGAAAGCCAGCGCATCCAGCTGACCACCTCCTTGGGCAGTTCGCTCGTGGGCTCACTCTACATCCTCGACGAGCCGAGCATCGGTCTGCACAGTCGCGACACCCATCGACTCATCGACGTTCTGCGCCATCTCGTCGCCATCGGCAACACCGTCGTCGTAGTAGAGCACGACGAGGAGATTCTTCGCCAAGCCGACCATCTCATCGACGTCGGCCCCGATGCCGGTAGGCTCGGCGGCGAAATCGTCTTCGAAGGATCCCCCGCCCAACTCTCTACGAATGCCTCCCGGGAATACCCTCGCAGTCATACCGTGGCCTATCTCTCGGGAGCAGAGAAAATCACGCCTCCCGCATCCGGTCGCCGCCCCTGGAACCTCTTTATCGAGGTGGAAGGTGCACGGATGAACAATCTGCGCGGCATCGACGTGCAATTCCCCCTCAACGTGCTCACCGTGGTGACGGGCGTGAGTGGGTCGGGCAAGTCGACACTCGTCAAAGGCATTCTCTACCCCGCCTTGAAACGACTCCTGGGCGACGTGGCCGATGCACCCGGCGATTTCATCCGCCTCTCGGGCGATACCGATAAGATCGAACGCGTCGAATTCGTCGACCAGAATCCTATCGGCAGAAGCACCCGCTCCAATCCCGCCACCTACGTCAAAGCCTACGAACCCATCCGCCAGCTCTTCGCCTCGCAACCCCTGGCACAGCAGTTGGGCCTCTCGGCGCAACATTTCTCCTTCAATACCGAGGGCGGCCGATGCGAAGAGTGCAAAGGGGCCGGCGTAGTAACAGTGGAGATGCAGTTCATGGCCGACCTCGTGCTCGAGTGCGAAAGCTGCCACGGCGAGCGATTCAAACGCGAGGTGCTCGACGTGCGATACAAGGAAAAAAATATCAACGACGTGCTCAATATGACCGTCAGCGAGGCCATCGGCTTCTTTTCCACCCACCGGCAATCTGCCATCGCCGCTCGCCTGCAACCTCTCGAAGACGTGGGACTGGGATACATCAAACTCGGGCAAAACTCTTCCACCCTCTCCGGCGGCGAGAACCAACGGGTGAAACTGGCCTACTTCATCGCACAGGAGAAAGCCGCACCCACGCTCTTCATCTTCGACGAGCCTACCACCGGATTGCATTTCCACGACATCCGTCGCCTGCTCGAGGCCATGAGCGCGCTGATTTCTCGCGGGCATTCCGTGCTGGTCATTGAGCATAACATGGATGTCATCCTTTCGGCCGACCATGTCATCGACCTCGGGCCCGATGGCGGAGACGGCGGCGGCAACCTCATCTTTGCCGGTACTCCCGAAGCCCTTGCCGCCTGCCCCGAAAGCATCACCGGGAAGTATCTCCAATCCCATCTCATCGATCATGGGTCAGCATCGGATAACGTATGAACAAGATGGGTGAATAGGCCTCTGTGTCTTCATGACATCGACACGCTCTCGCCTCCATAGAAAGCATTCTAAGTGGGGGATAGTGGTGTTACTGAACAGTTCAGTAACACCATTTTTGTCTCCGTGGCCCTACTGAACAGTTCAGTAGCACCATTTTGGTCTCCCTGATCGTTTTGAACAGTTCAGTAGCATCATTTTGGCCTCCGCGGTCGTTCTGAACAGTTCAGTAGCACCATTTTAGTCTCCGCGGCCGTTCTGAACAGTTCAGTAGCCCCATTTTGGCCTCCCTGGCCGTTCTGAACAGTTCAGTAGCATTGGCGAGCAATCTTTTATAAATAATAAAATCAAAAAAAAGACATCTCCCTTTTAGGAAGATGTCTTTGATGGTTGGGATACTCGGACTCGAACCAAGAATGACAGGACCAGAATCTGTAGTGTTACCATTACACCATATCCCAATGTGAGCAATTGTCCTTTTATGACTGAATTGCGATGCAAAGGTACTATATCTTTTTTGAACAACAAACAAAAAGATCCTTTTTTTATTCGCGAAGTTCAAAAAGAAGAACGCTCTACAATAACGTATAAAGGATCCTTTTTGTTTGAATATTTTTAACAAGCAACTCCGGCTTTTCTTATGCTTATATTTGTCGTGTTCATTTTTTTTCGTTTACTTTGCAAGCTATATAACTAAAAAACTTTATTTTATGACGAACACAAATAAAGGACAAAATGTATGCGGACTGAAACCTGAGGATTTTCAGACAAGCATCAACGGAAAGGAAACAGAATTGTATATTCTCCGTAATCAACAAGGAAACGAAGTGGCAATCACCAATTACGGAGGAGCCTTGGTCGCTATTATGGTGCCAGACAGAGATGGAAAGCTGGCCAACGTGATTCAAGGACATGACAACATCCAAGATGTGATTCATTCGCCCGAACCTTACCTCTCAACGCTTATCGGGCGGTATGGCAATCGAATCGCACGAGGGAAATTTCAACTGCATGGCAAAGAGTATCAGCTACCCATCAACAATGGGCCCAACTCGCTACACGGCGGTAAGAAAGGATTCAACGCTAAGGTTTGGGATGCTTTGCAGATGAATGAAAATACAGTGGTGTTGAACTATATTAGTGCTTATGGAGAAGAAGGCTTCTCGGGCGAAGTGAAAGTAACGGTGATTTATACCTTTACCGATAACAACGAATTGGTGATAGACTACATGGCCAAAACAAACAAGAAGACGGTCATTAACCTCACAAGTCACGGTTTTTTCTCCTTAACAGGTATTGCAAATCCCACTCCCACCATTGAGAATCTTCAATGTGAAATCAATGCAGATTATTATCTCCCCATCGACGAGGTGAGCATTCCCACCGGTGAAATTCGCTTAGTGGAAAACACACCGTTCGATTTCAGAAAACCTAAACCTATTGGGCAAGACATCGAAGCCGACCACGAGCAGATCAGACATGGCGCAGGATACGATCACTGTTTTGTACTGAACAAGAAAGAGGAGGGCGAACTGAGTTTTGCAGCCCGAATCGTAGAGCCGACAACAGGCCGAACGATGGAGGTTTTCACCACGGAGCCAGGTGTACAACTCTATACCGACAACTGGGCAGACGGATATAAAGGTCAGAACGGGGCAACCTTCCCACGAAGAAGCGGAATCTGCTTTGAAGCACAGCACTTCCCCGACACGCCGAACCATCCTTATTTCCCCTCAGTGATACTGAATCCCGACGAACAATACAAACAAAAAACCATTTATAAATTTGGCGTTCAAGCCTAAAGAAGAGCCATTATTCTTAACTAAAAACATTTTACGATTACTCATATGGAAAATTCTCAAAGAAAAAGCGGAAGCATCGTTGCCATCATCACGATGATGTTTCTCTATGCGATGATTTCGTTCGTGACCAACCTTGCCGCCCCCATCGGCATTATATGGAAAGCCGCTTTCCAGGGCGACAGTGCCAACACCGTGGGCATGCTTGGAAATGCCATGAATTTTCTGGCCTATCTCTTCATGGGAATCCCTGCCGGAAAGCTATTGACCAAAATCGGCTACAAGAAAACAGCACTGACGGGCATTGCTATTGGCTTCATCGGTGTATTGATACAATTTGTTGCGGGAACATTCGATGCAGGCACGTTCAATGGAAAGTTAACCGGATTTATCGTTTACCTACTGGGTGCGTTTATTTCCGGTTTTTCTGTGTGCACGCTGAACACGGTTGTCAACCCGATGTTGAACCTTTTAGGTGGCGGCGGTAACCGAGGCAATATCTGTTTCTACGCAGCCGTGGGCAGCAAGAACGTGAACCGAGACATCCCCGTGGAATAAAAAACGACTGTTATCAACCTCAAACACGATACGCTTATGGATATTGAATTTGTAAGAAGTCGCTTCATCAAGCACTTCGACGGCAAGACCGGCAGCATCTATGCCTCGCCGGGAAGAATCAACCTGATTGGCGAACACACCGACTACAACGGCGGATTTGTCTTCCCCGGTGCGGTAGACAAAGGCATCATGGCAGAGATTCGACCCAACGGGACAGACACGGTGATGTGCTACTCCATCGACCTAAAAGACCGGGTAGAATTTAAAGTAAACGATCCGAAAGGCCCGCACACCAGTTGGGCACGCTACATCTACGGTATCATTCAAGAGATGAAGCAACTGGGCGTAGACGTCAAAGGCTTCAACACGGCCTTTGCAGGCGACGTTCCGCTGGGCGCGGGAATGTCGTCGTCGGCCGCATTGGAAAGCTGTTTCGCCTTTGCGCTGAACGATCTCTTCGGTGAGAACAAAGTCTCGAAGTGGGACATGGTGTTGGCCGGACAGGCTACAGAACACAACTACTGCGGCGTGAAGTGCGGCATCATGGACCAGTTTGCCAGCGTCTTCGGTCAGGCAGGCCAGTTGATGCGGCTCGACTGTCGTTCGCGCGAATTCGAATACTTCCCCTTCCACCCCGAGGGTTACAAGCTGGTGCTGCTCGACTCGAAGGTGAAACACGAACTGGCCTCCTCGGCCTATAACGATCGGCGCAAGAGCTGCGAGAATGTCGTAGCAGCCCTACAGGCAAAGTTTGCCGACCGGAAGTTTGAAACCCTGCGGGATGCCGACTGGGCCGACCTGGAAGCCGTGAAAGCAGATGTCTCGACGGAAGATTATCGCCGAGCCCACTTCGTACTGGGCGAGAAAGACCGCGTGCTGGCCGTGTGCGATGCCCTGACCGCCGGAGACTACGAGACGGTGGGCCAGAAGATGTATGAAACGCACGAGGGACTGAGCAAGGAGTATGAAGTGTCGTGCGAAGAACTGGACTATCTCAACCAGTTGGCTCGTGAGAACGGCGTTACCGGTTCGCGCATCATGGGTGGCGGTTTTGGCGGATGCACCATCAACTTGGTGAAAGACAAACTGTACGACCGGTTCGTGGCCGATGCCCAAGAGAAGTATACGGCCAAATATCACCGCGCCCCGGCCGTTTACGACGTAGTGATAGGCGACGGGTCTCGCAAAATCTGCTAATCACCCGCCCGTCTTTTGCGGTACACAACAAGGAGGAATGGACACAAGAGCCATTCCTCCTTTTTTTGTATGCCACTGAGCCACTCAAAATCGTCACGGAGACCAAAACGATGCTACTGAGCCGCGCAAAATCGCCACGGAGACCAAAACGATGCTACTGAGCCGCTCAAAACCGCCACGGAGACCAAAATGATGCTACTGAGCCGCTCAAAACCGCCACGGAGACCAAAATGATGCTACTGAGTGGCTCAAAACCGCCGCGGAGACCAAAATGGTGCTACTGAGCCGCGCAAAATCGCCACGGAGACCAAAATGATGCTACTGAGTGGCTCAAAACCATCACGGAGACAAAAATGGTGCTACTGAGCCGCTCAAAATCGCCGCGGAGGCAAAAAGGATGTTACTGTACCCTACAAAATCACCGCGGAGGAAAAAATGGTGTTACTGTACCCTACAAAACCGCCGCGGAAGAAAAAAAATGGCGTTACTGTACCCTACAAAACCATCATCCGAGGCAAAAATGGTGCTACTGTACCCTACAAAACTGCCGCGGAGGTAGAAATAGTGTTACTGTACCCTACAAAATCGCCATCCGAGGTAAAAATGGTGTTACTGTACCCTACAAAACCGTCGCGGAGGAAAAAAGGATGTTACTGTACCCTACAGAACCACGATCCGAGGCAAAAGAAAACGGAGCCTTCCGAGAACTGGAAAGGCTCCGCTGTATGTGTGTGCGTCTTACTTCTTGACGATTCGATTCTTCTCGGGAAACACCACGGTGGGTCGGAAGGCCTTCGCCTCCTCGAAATCCATTTGCGCGTAAGACATGATAATCACCGTGTCGCCCACGAGCACCTTGCGAGCCGCAGCGCCGTTCAGACAGATGCAACCGCTGCCACGTTCGCCTTTAATGATATAGGTCTCGAATCTCTCGCCGTTCTGATTGTCTACAATCTGCACCTTCTCGCCGGCAATCAGGTTGGCCGCCTCCATCAAGTCTTCGTCGATGGTGATGCTGCCCATATAATTGATATTGGCTTCGGTGACGGTGACACAATGCAATTTCGATTTTAAAACTTCTATCAACATGTTGCTTTATCCTTTATACGTAATGTGGTCGATGAGTCGGATGGGCGCGCTACCGCAGTAAACGGTGATGCAGCCAACGATGTGCTGCGAGTCGTCCCAACGGTCGACGGCCTCGAGCGTCTCCCCGTCTACGATGGAGAAATATTCCACCTCCAAGCCTTCGTGCGCGTTGATCTCGGCCGTTACCCAATCTCTCGTCTCCGATAGCGAATGCGACTTGGCCTCAACAAGACTCCGCTTCAATACATCGAAGATGTTGGCCGCCAAGACACGTTCCTCGGTTGTGAGCCGCTCGTTGCGCGAACTCATCGCCAGTCCGCTTGCTTCTCTCACGATGGGACATTCGACAATCTGAATCTGCGCCCCCATATACCTCACCAATTGCTTGACGACAGCAATCTGCTGCCAGTCTTTCTCGCCAAAATAAGCTCTGTCGGGCTTGACAATAGCGAAGAGCCGACTCAAAACCTGGCAGACTCCGTTGAAATGCCCGGGTCTTCGCTCGCCCTCCATCACCGTCGTTGCCGGCGGGAAGGAAAACTCCCGTGTGTCGGGCTGCGGATAAATCTCGGCGACGGAAGGAGTAAAGACGTAGTCGGCTCCCAAGCCTTCGAGCAAAGCACAATCGGCCTCAAGCGTCTGGGGATAGTTCTCCAAATCGCTTTGATCGTTAAACTGATTGGGGTTGAGAAATATACTGACAACGGTTGCTCCATTCTCCTCGACCGAGCGTCTTACCAATGAAGCATGTCCCTCGTGCAAAGCCCCCATCGTGGGGACGAATCCTATCTGAACGTGTTTTTTCCTCTGGCAAAACAACGCGTTTTGCAAATCTACAATCTTTGTAAAGACTTTCATTCCTGTCGTTTTATAAGCTCGTGCAAAATAACGGCTTTTTTCTTAAATAAGAAAGAATATCATTAAAAATATGGCAAAATGCAAGCCGGCAGAATGCAAAATCTAACGCCATATCCCCGTATCTGAATGTTTTTTTGTACCTTTGCGCCGGTAAAAAAGACGGGTGTCCGACATCCATATTAAAAAGAAAGAAATCAGGTATGTCAAAGAAAATCTTATTCATCAATCAAGAGATTACGCCATACGTTCCCGAAACGGAAATGTCTCTGATGGGCAACAAACTTCCCCAACATGTGCAAGAATCTGGCTGCGAAATCCGCACCTTTATGCCCAAATGGGGAAATATCAACGAGCGTAGAGGCCAACTCCACGAGGTGATCCGACTCTCGGGAATGAATCTCGTGATCGACGAGACCGACCACCCGCTCATCATCAAGGTGGCTTCCATCCCATCAACGAAAATTCAGGTCTACTTCATCGACAACGACGACTATTTCCTGAGACGACAGATGGCCGTAGACGAAAACGGAGAAGCATATCAAGACAACGGTCAGCGAGCCGTATTCTTCGCTCGCGGCGTGCTCGAAACCGTGAAAAAACTGAGATGGGCCCCCGACATTATCCACTGTCAAGGCTGGATGGCCGCCACGGTTCCCTTGCTCATCAAAAAAGCCTACCGCGACGAACCTACCTTCGCCGGCACAAAAGTCGTCACATCGCTATTCAACCATCAAATGAAAGGCAGTCTGGGCAACCACTTCAAAAAAACCATCGAATTCAAATCGGCCAAAGCCTCAGTCCTGGGAGAATTCAACGACGCATTCGACTACAACGAACTCGACAAACTCGCCATTGCCTACAGCGACGGCGTGATCGAAGGCGGCCCTGGCATCAAACCCGAACTCCTCGACTTCGCAGCCGCAAAGAAAGTGGCTCTACTCCCATACGCCGGCGAAGATTTTATCG from Prevotella sp. oral taxon 475 encodes:
- a CDS encoding aldose epimerase family protein, coding for MTNTNKGQNVCGLKPEDFQTSINGKETELYILRNQQGNEVAITNYGGALVAIMVPDRDGKLANVIQGHDNIQDVIHSPEPYLSTLIGRYGNRIARGKFQLHGKEYQLPINNGPNSLHGGKKGFNAKVWDALQMNENTVVLNYISAYGEEGFSGEVKVTVIYTFTDNNELVIDYMAKTNKKTVINLTSHGFFSLTGIANPTPTIENLQCEINADYYLPIDEVSIPTGEIRLVENTPFDFRKPKPIGQDIEADHEQIRHGAGYDHCFVLNKKEEGELSFAARIVEPTTGRTMEVFTTEPGVQLYTDNWADGYKGQNGATFPRRSGICFEAQHFPDTPNHPYFPSVILNPDEQYKQKTIYKFGVQA
- a CDS encoding YncE family protein; the encoded protein is MRKNFFIPLAIVLFVTAMMGSCRKDDLIVPSETNDTGQKATPGKILGLYVLNEGNMGSNKASVDFLDLSGLHPTIRYQRNIYVERNPKVVKELGDVGQDIQIYGSRLWMVINASNKVEVAMASNCRRIGQVQIPNGRSIAFHGRFAYVSSYAGPLKDGSQLGRVYRIDTLTLEKVDSLVVGYQPEELCVVGNRLYVANSGGYRNPLYDRTVSEIDLNEFRESRKIDVDINLHRCQVDRHGQVWVSSRGNYADQPARLHWLDKDGSGHLQLAGSLPALVSGMCIVGDSLYYYGAQWNNATGSYTFSSGIINVQTHRIVAHTLSSSPEFSAITMPYGIIVNPLRRDFYLMDAKDFISSGELLHFHADGTFDYKVSTGDIPGHAVFLYKP
- the uvrA gene encoding excinuclease ABC subunit UvrA, yielding MEKYIELRGVRVNNLKNINVDIPQNKLVAIAGVSGSGKSSLAFDTLYAEGQRRYVESLSAYARQFLGNMNKPECDFIKGLPPAIAIEQKVNTRNPRSTVGTATEIYEYLRLLFARIGKTYSPLSGCEVKKHTTEDLIACTRSYSKGTRFVVLAPILIPEGRTLRKQLEMAMQEGYARLWHKGDFIRIDDFLATPSAETTEVADLFLLIDRLAIDDTSEYISRLSDSAETALYEGHGACRLVFLPSNIAYEFSTRFEADGLTFEEPTENLFAFNSPLGACPTCEGFGKVIGIDEALVVPNTSLSVYEGCVRCWNGDKMGVWKDEFCRRAAQDNFPIFKPYHELSRREKDMLWHGLPSEKKLDPSDQICIDAFFRMVKENLYKIQYRVMLNRFRGKTLCPDCNGTRLRKEAAWVKVGGMCIADLVEMPIGKLKTWFSQLQLEGNDARIADRLLTEINTRLQFLLDVGLHYLTLNRPSNTLSGGESQRIQLTTSLGSSLVGSLYILDEPSIGLHSRDTHRLIDVLRHLVAIGNTVVVVEHDEEILRQADHLIDVGPDAGRLGGEIVFEGSPAQLSTNASREYPRSHTVAYLSGAEKITPPASGRRPWNLFIEVEGARMNNLRGIDVQFPLNVLTVVTGVSGSGKSTLVKGILYPALKRLLGDVADAPGDFIRLSGDTDKIERVEFVDQNPIGRSTRSNPATYVKAYEPIRQLFASQPLAQQLGLSAQHFSFNTEGGRCEECKGAGVVTVEMQFMADLVLECESCHGERFKREVLDVRYKEKNINDVLNMTVSEAIGFFSTHRQSAIAARLQPLEDVGLGYIKLGQNSSTLSGGENQRVKLAYFIAQEKAAPTLFIFDEPTTGLHFHDIRRLLEAMSALISRGHSVLVIEHNMDVILSADHVIDLGPDGGDGGGNLIFAGTPEALAACPESITGKYLQSHLIDHGSASDNV
- a CDS encoding SLC13 family permease; the protein is MSNEKRHTLSERFHVTKFTLFVVAMIITAILWNLPSTAFGIDGLTVIQQRVIAIFAFATILWVTEAIPSWATSVTLIGALLFTTSDNAFLFFRSGIDKAELLDHGALMATFADPIIILFLGGFILAIAATKSGLDVFLARTLLKPFGTRSEYVLLGFILITGGFSMFVSNTATAAMMLTFLTPVFKALPPEGKGRVALTLAIPIAANIGGMGTPIGTPPNAIALKYLNDPNGLNLGLGFGQWMAFMLPLTLLLLLIGWFLLKKFFPFKKKTIELNIEGSVQRGWRTTVVAVTFILTVLLWMFDKFTGVGANTVAMLPIAVFALAGIVNARDLQDINWSVIWMVAGGFALGLALNESKLAERAIESIPFGSWSPVVILLISGAICYILSNFISNTATAALLVPILAVVCKGMGESLAGIGGTPTVLIGIAIAASTAMCLPISTPPNAIAHSTGLVHQNEMMKIGLSVGLIGLMLGYLLLFFIGKAGLI
- the galK gene encoding galactokinase; amino-acid sequence: MDIEFVRSRFIKHFDGKTGSIYASPGRINLIGEHTDYNGGFVFPGAVDKGIMAEIRPNGTDTVMCYSIDLKDRVEFKVNDPKGPHTSWARYIYGIIQEMKQLGVDVKGFNTAFAGDVPLGAGMSSSAALESCFAFALNDLFGENKVSKWDMVLAGQATEHNYCGVKCGIMDQFASVFGQAGQLMRLDCRSREFEYFPFHPEGYKLVLLDSKVKHELASSAYNDRRKSCENVVAALQAKFADRKFETLRDADWADLEAVKADVSTEDYRRAHFVLGEKDRVLAVCDALTAGDYETVGQKMYETHEGLSKEYEVSCEELDYLNQLARENGVTGSRIMGGGFGGCTINLVKDKLYDRFVADAQEKYTAKYHRAPAVYDVVIGDGSRKIC